One segment of Purpureocillium takamizusanense chromosome 7, complete sequence DNA contains the following:
- the MTG2 gene encoding [Histone H3]-dimethyl-L-lysine(36) demethylase (EggNog:ENOG503NXIX~COG:S) — MAVRSTGSVILAPFLYPTIFRPLQARVVGPALCRAHSSSAGPSTVNDLPESRLNPRPDDYTAPSFIDKAELTLQAGRGGSGCVSFQREAFLPDGPPNGGDGGFGGNVYIQAAHGETSLHKLSRRRFIRAGRGKHGQGSGKGGARGEDMVITVPVGTVVRELERQDPAAEEALNIQAWLTMQKQKKKEQRLALEAKTKLETDIEGDEVDQSTEDDGIYRRRRKQLEQEVEEEDLELDDPQRQKWLLYPGMSKSEMKSTSFPQLPRRTRLLQQPPAPVYLDLSRPTPQPILLAAGGIGGLGNPHFTSRQHPRPIFATKGEDAVSMRISLELKLLADVGLVGLPNAGKSTLLRALTNSRTRVGNWAFTTLQPNIGTVVLDKYSGRPSVQSQRKAGIQDGALPGADAADAGPRTRFTVADIPGLIEGAHLDRGLGIAFLRHVERAGVLAFVVDLAAGDAVRALQALWCEVGLYAQMRDEEEQDRQVESRVNWDLTSEGSAALRGPVSLINAEFAGGKEQVSPVLHIAGKPWFVVATKADLPSTQDNFRQLKAYLDDVTGGKAAHPSGVDGAWARDCAAIPVSAINGQRVDRIVHWTVGLLDE; from the coding sequence atggccgtccgCTCCACGGGAAGCGTAATTCTGGCCCCGTTTCTCTACCCAACTATCTTCAGGCCCCTCCAGGCCCGCGTGGTCGGGCCAGCCCTCTGTCGCGCCCACTCATCTTCCGCTGGCCCGTCAACCGTCAACGACCTTCCCGAGTCGCGACTCAACCCCCGCCCCGACGACTACACAGCGCCGTCCTTTATCGACAAGGCTGAGCTGACCCTCCAggctggccgcggcggcagcggttgCGTCTCCTTCCAGCGCGAAGCATTTCTGCCTGACGGCCcccccaacggcggcgacggaggcttCGGCGGCAATGTCTACATCCAggccgcccacggcgagACCTCACTCCACAAGCTTTCCCGACGCCGCTTCATCCGTGCTGGCCGCGGGAAGCATGGCCAGGGAAGCGGAAAGGGCGGCGCCAGAGGCGAAGACATGGTCATCACCGTCCCCGTCGGCACCGTTGTCAGGGAGCTGGAACGGCAggatcccgccgccgaggaggcgctcaacaTACAGGCCTGGCTGACCATGCAGAAGCAAAAAAAGAAGGAGCAGCGATTGGCCCTGGAGGCCAAGACAAAGCTGGAAACAGACATTGAGGGAGATGAAGTCGACCAATCtaccgaggacgacggcatcTATCGCAGACGGCGGAAGCAATTAGAgcaggaggtggaggaggaggacctgGAGCTCGACGATCCCCAACGTCAAAAATGGCTCTTGTACCCGGGCATGTCCAAGTCCGAGATGAAGAGTACCTCGTTCCCCCAGCTCCCGCGACGCACAAGGCTCCTCCAGCAACCTCCCGCCCCCGTGTACCTCGATCTCTCCCGCCCAACGCCACAGCCCATcctgctcgcggcgggcggcatcggcggacTGGGCAACCCACACTTCACATCCCGACAGCACCCGCGGCCCATATTCGCCACCAAGGGAGAGGATGCCGTCTCCATGAGGATCTCGCTCGAGCTCAAGCTCCttgccgacgtcggcctcgtcggcctaCCCAACGCCGGCAAGAGCACCCTCCTACGTGCCCTGACGAACAGCCGCACGCGCGTCGGAAACTGGGCCTTCACCACGCTGCAACCCAACatcggcaccgtcgtcttGGACAAGTACTCCGGTCGGCCATCGGTGCAGAGCCAAAGGAAGGCGGGGATCCAAGATGGCGCGCTCCCGggggccgacgcggccgacgcgggaCCTCGAACGCGCTTTACCGTTGCGGACATCCCCGGCCTCATCGAGGGCGCGCACCTCGATCGTGGTCTGGGCATCGCCTTCTTGCGCCAcgtcgagcgcgcgggcgttctcgcctttgtcgtcgacctcgctgccggcgacgccgtccgcgccctgCAAGCTCTGTGGTGCGAGGTCGGTCTGTATGCGCAgatgcgcgacgaggaggagcaggaccGCCAGGTCGAGTCCCGCGTCAACTGGGACCTCACATCCGAGGGCAGCGCTGCACTTCGCGGGCCCGTCAGCCTCATCAACGCCGAGTttgccggcggcaaggagcaGGTATCGCCGGTGCTACACATTGCAGGCAAGCCGTGGTTTGTCGTCGCTACCAAAGCAGATCTGCCCAGCACGCAGGATAATTTCCGACAGCTCAAGGCCTATCTAGACGACGTgaccggcggcaaggcggcgcatcctagcggcgttgatggcgcgTGGGCGCGAGACTGCGCAGCCATCCCGGTCAGTGCGATCAATGGCCAGAGAGTGGACCGCATCGTGCACTGGACGGTTGGATTGTTGGACGAGTGA
- the NCL1 gene encoding Multisite-specific tRNA:(cytosine-C(5))-methyltransferase (COG:J~EggNog:ENOG503NX4H~BUSCO:EOG09264FXB), which yields MGKKFRGKNRRGGGGGGRGGASHNGGWRDFGVIVKENERLQEYYDTLLQLPEEEKQQYWDALKRELPNSFRFCGSKGHALAVKRLLQTRYIPEIVKIEHQDGRPVEPPKPVPWYPDELAWWMTTPKNVVRKFPPFAAFQKFLVSETSVGNISRQEVVSMIPPWLMDLRPGMAVLDMCAAPGSKSAQLLEMLHRGEEARVRKVLRSFAKEDGLELGEETQEEIEADLEADPSDNGRATGLLIANDSDYKRGHMLVHQLKRLSSPNLLVTNHDATQFPSIRLPPKEDSPTKPRYLKFDRILADVPCSGDGTMRKNANLWKDWNPGNALGLHQTQIRILVRALQLLKVGGRVVYSTCSMNPVENESVVASAIERCGGAETIEIVDNSDQLQGLKRVPGMRKWKIMDKSGRMWDSWEEVEKFANDENEGVIPGRVVQTMFPKVEGTECHDLPLERCMRVYPHLQDTGGFFITVLEKKTDFKAKNENEPKQAPASVPVKASSVETATDAEKSAAAAEPEEKATKPEESVTKVESAAESEVPTNGGKRALEDTDDTEQQATKKAKTEESSAAATPVAQQQQQPEAGGKQKKQGPPEEPFKYLDPSHDVIQNIKKFYSISTRFPDNRYMVRNELGEPAKAIYYTTALTRDILTENEGRGVRFVHGGVRMYMKQDAPSAEVCRWRIQAEGMPILQGYVGEPRVIHLHKKETLRRLLIEMFPRIVGDEWREFDEIGAQVRDVGMGCCVLRIEPDGTDPEFSERMALPLWKSIHSLNLMLPKEDRSAMLLRIFNDTSPLINPALQKNKGKDQANGGSKGDEPAPAEDATAAGHDVDLEDLPTPEPLDEDAPAAMEAEPTELLEA from the exons ATGGGCAAGAAGTTTAGA GGCAAGAAtcgacgtggcggcggtggcggtggccgcggcggtgcctCGCACAATGGCGGCTGGCGCGACTttggcgtcatcgtcaaggaGAACGAGAGGCTCCAGGAATACTACGATACTCTGCTGCAGCTACCGgaagaggagaagcagcagtATTGGGATGCGCTGAAGCGCGAACTGCCCAATAGCTTCCGCTTCTGCGGCTCCAAAGG acacgccctcgccgtcaagaGGCTCCTGCAGACGAGATACATTCCCGAGATTGTCAAGATAGAGCACCAGGATGGTCGACCTGTCGAACCGCCCAAGCCCGTCCCGTGGTAccccgacgagctcgcgTGGTGGATGACGACGCCCAAGAACGTCGTCCGTAAGTTCCCTCCCTTCGCCGCCTTCCAAAAGTTCCTCGTGTCCGAGACCAGCGTCGGAAACATTAGTCGCCAGGAGGTCGTCAGCATGATCCCACCCTGGCTGATGGATCTCCGACCGGGCATGGCCGTCCTAGACAtgtgcgccgcgccaggaAGCAAGTccgcgcagcttctcgagATGCTCCATCGAGGTGAGGAGGCGCGCGTTAGGAAGGTCTTGCGGTCGTTTGCCAAAgaggacggcctcgagctcggcgaagAGACCCAGGAAGAAATCGAGGCTGATCTCGAAGCCGACCCGTCCGACAATGGCAGGGCGACTGGCCTCTTGATCGCCAACGACTCAGACTACAAGCGCGGCCACATGTTGGTCCACCAGTTGAAGCGTCTGTCCTCACCTAACCTCCTCGTGACGAACCACGATGCTACCCAGTTCCCTTCTATCCGGCTGCCGCCCAAGGAGGATTCGCCGACGAAGCCCCGCTATCTCAAATTCGACCGAATCCTCGCTGATGTTCCCTGCTCCGGAGACGGCACGATGCGGAAGAACGCCAACCTGTGGAAAGATTGGAATCCCGGCAATGCGCTCGGACTGCATCAGACACAGATCCGCATCTTGGTTCGTGCTCTGCAGCTGCTGAAGGTTGGCGGACGCGTTGTCTACTCTACCTGCAGCATGAACCCCGTCGAGAACGAATCCGTTGTTGCCTCCGCCATTGAGAGGTGTGGTGGCGCAGAAACCATCGAGATCGTGGACAATAGCGACCAGCTCCAAGGTCTGAAGCGAGTGCCAGGCATGCGAAAGTGGAAAATCATGGACAAGTCCGGTCGTATGTGGGACTCCTGGGAAGAGGTGGAGAAGTTCGCGAACGACGAAAACGAGGGCGTCATCCCGGGACGTGTTGTGCAGACCATGTTTCCCAAGGTTGAAGGTACCGAGTGTCACGACCTACCCCTGGAGCGCTGCATGAGAGTCTATCCACACCTGCAGGACACTGGCGGCTTCTTCATCACCGTCCTCGAGAAGAAGACCGACTTCAAGGCCAAGAACGAGAACGAGCCCAAGCAAGCGCCGGCCAGCGTGCCTGTCAAGGCCAGCAGTGTTGAGACGGCCACGGATGCAGAGAAGagcgcggccgctgcggaACCCGAAGAGAAGGCGACCAAGCCAGAAGAATCTGTTACCAAAGTAGAGAGCGCTGCCGAGAGCGAGGTGCCTACGAATGGCGGCAAGAGGGCACTGGAGGATACCGACGACACAGAGCAGCAAGCGACCAAAAAGGCCAAGACTGAGGAGAGTTCGGCGGCTGCGACGCCGGtcgctcagcagcagcagcagcccgaaGCTGGCGGCAAACAAAAGAAGCAAGGGCCGCCCGAAGAGCCGTTTAAGTATCTTGACCCGTCCCACGACGTCATTCAGAACATCAAGAAGTTCTACAGCATTTCTACTCGCTTCCCCGATAATCGATACATGGTTCGGAACGAGTTGGGCgagccggccaaggccatctaCTACACCACCGCCTTAACGAGAGATATCCTGACGGAGAACGAGGGTCGAGGCGTACGTTTCGTGCACGGCGGTGTTCGAATGTACATGAAGCAGGACGCCCCGTCTGCCGAGGTCTGCCGGTGGCGCATCCAGGCCGAAGGTATGCCCATCCTGCAGGGCTATGTCGGGGAGCCGCGAGTGATTCATCTGCACAAGAAAGAGACGCTCCGCCGGCTACTCATAGAAATGTTCCCCCGTATCGTGGGCGACGAGTGGCGCGAGTTTGACGAGATTGGCGCGCAGGTCCGCGACGTCGGCATGGGATGTTGTGTCCTGCGCATCGAGCCCGACGGCACGGACCCCGAATTCTCGGAGCGCATGGCCCTGCCGCTGTGGAAGAGCATCCACTCGCTCAACCTCATGCTGCCCAAGGAAGACCGTTcggccatgctgctgcgTATCTTCAACGACACATCGCCGCTCATCAACCCGGCGCTGCAAAAgaacaagggcaaggaccAAGCTAACGGTGGAAGTAAGGGCGACGAGCCTGCGCCGGCAGAGGATGCTactgccgccggccatgacGTGGACTTGGAAGATTTGCCTACGCCGGAGCCCCTCGATGAGGATGCTCCCgccgcgatggaggcggAGCCGACGGAGCTTCTGGAGGCATAA
- a CDS encoding uncharacterized protein (EggNog:ENOG503P0ZG~COG:C), with protein sequence MKALILTTAKRQAVIEEIPRPSPGPGEVLIRVQAVALNPVDELYVSKPIATQEKRVVGTDFAGVVESASSDLTDSADPRTRRGTRVAGFLQGACSTNDRPGAFAEYIVAPYSLIWELPDSLSFEAASTVSMCGLTAAQGLFPRLGLPCPFGNLGGTSGVGNDQQTLNVFLYGSSTSLGLYAAQFVQLSASASGRRIRLIGAASASKHDFLRAKPYSYDVLVDYRDTDWVDQVKAATGGKGADLAMDCISEQSTIYKTAEALHSSAKLAVFRGPAGGGYDIAKVKVKPIYGAVWEGLGVEIGYNAGIIPANPEAREFATHFFNFLSSQAREDKVVLEPNPVRAMPGGLERITLDGFALLGSGSVASRTALKRDEPYMKPISGEKLVYSI encoded by the exons ATGAAGGCACTCATcctgacgacggcgaagcGGCAGGCTGTGATCGAGGAGATTCCCCGCCCCTCGCCCGGGCCTGGAGAGGTCCTCATCCGTGTGCAAGCCGTTGCCCTCAACCCCGTTGACGAGCTCTACGTGTCGAAGCCGATTGCGACTCAGGAGAAGCGGGTCGTTGGCACTGACTTTGCGGGCGTTGTCGAGAGCGCAAGCTCAGACCTGACCGACTCCGCCGACCCCCGAACGCGGCGTGGGACCCGCGTTGCTGGGTTTCTTCAGGGAG CCTGCTCTACCAATGACCGCCCTGGCGCTTTCGCCGAATACATTGTTGCGCCCTATAGTCTTATTTGGGAACTCCCTGACAGTTTGTCTTTTGAGGCAGCGTCGACTGTCAGCATGTGCGGACTTACAGCTGCCCAGGGTCTCTTTCCGCGGCTCGGTCTGCCATGCCCATTCGGTAACCTTGGTGGTACCTCTGGCGTGGGCAATGATCAGCAAACCCTGAATGTGTTCCTCTAcggctcctcgacctcgctcGGCCTTTACGCGGCTCAATTCGTCCAactgtcggcgtcggcgtcggggcggcgaATCCGCCTCATCGGGGCAGCCAGTGCCTCCAAGCACGACTTCCTGCGCGCGAAGCCATACAGCTACGATGTCCTCGTTGACTACCGCGATACAGACTGGGTGGACCAGGTTAAGGCCGCGActggcggcaagggcgcggACCTAGCCATGGACTGCATTTCAGAACAGTCCACCATATACAAGACCGCCGAAGCTCTCCATTCATCCGCAAAACTCGCAGTGTTTCGCGGCCCCGCGGGAGGAGGCTATGATATAGCAAAGGTCAAGGTGAAGCCCATATACGGCGCGGTATGGGAGGGACTCGGTGTCGAGATTGGATACAATG CTGGCATCATCCCTGCGAATCCGGAGGCGAGAGAGTTTGCCACCCACTTCTTCAATTTCCTCAGCTCGCAGGCGAGGGAGGATAAGGTGGTGCTTGAACCGAACCCGGTGAGAGCCATGCCTGGCGGGCTTGAGAGGATTACCTTGGATGGGTTCGCGCTGCTGGGCTCGGGGTCagtggcgtcgaggacggctcTCAAGCGAGACGAGCCTTACATGAAACCAATCAGCGGCGAAAAGCTGGTTTACAGTATCTAG
- the UTP21 gene encoding rRNA-processing protein utp21 (COG:J~BUSCO:EOG09260SJV~EggNog:ENOG503NV9E) codes for MPRAPTPSTTMSHQNADGPVAKRQKVSRAVDPTKPPASSSRIFAPFRTVGLVSPTSVPFTSIPLGKTTFQITTSVGKSLQTYDLRRGLNLVFMTRPQTPLEITATYAWKEKVLAAWGGGVDGAAQGLWIFQRGKKVDELTLPSDIKEPIRQIIVFGTWIVAAASTRIEIFKSATLEHYTTIHTMAASQRGNEITGGITSMPTFLNKIFVGRRDGWVEIWNVSTGKLIYTILPPSSDCGAVTCMEPTPALSLMAIAYNNGPLVITNILTDKRVLQIEAGNADAPVNCISFRTDGMGAGHDGRKDGVMATATAATGDVTFWDLNSGGRVMGVLRSAHNPPSRDGRSIRGGASKVEFLAGQPVVVTSGLDNSLKSWIFDATPFSPVPRILHSRSGHSGPVNCLQFLPTDFDGAEAGNKWLLSGGQDRSLWGWSLRRDGQSTELSQGNIRKKAKKVGILSTNALAHGPTTTLEDLKAPEITCIATSLNRDGGIGAIPGKQPMWQKGQVQGKANDAEVSGMTGWESVVTAHKGDAYARTWFWGRKRAGRWAFPTDDGTHVSTVAISPCGSFAVVGSEGGSIETFNLQSGMRRQRFPSKLTPAQARQVRLQQLRQADDVAQLQSESGRRFPPGTGKHTKAVTGIIVDSMNKFLISCSLDGKIKFWDFLTGTCLEQLDWAPMTAPIACRYHAANNLLAFACDDQSIRIVDMETKKTIREFWGPQDAITDICFSNDGRWVIAASRDRIVRVWDLPTSHLIDAIRLERPCTALSMSVTGEYLAATVEGKPGVTIWTNKALFKHVPTRQISEKEILLVSAPTVSGEGNQGMVDGAYEDDQSESDDAVVAPTVEQLSSDMMTLSLVPKSRWQTLLHLDLIKERNKPKEALRAPEKAPFFLPSTTGAAPFAGQQNSTNVSEDDSKSRITKLDRARFEELFTTKLRSAAASNNYDEFIEHLKSLSPSSADLELRSLSVGGGDEEENELLHFIHALTARLMARKDYEVTQAWMTVFLRLHFDVVMESTTLLAALEQWKTHQEQECSRLDDLVGYCSGVVNFLRSPRT; via the exons ATGCCTCGAGCGCCCACGCCTTCAACCACGATGTCGCATCAAAATGCTGATGGCCCTGTGGCGAAGCGCCAGAAGGTATCCCGGGCTGTCGATCCCACCAAGCCGCCAGCCAGTTCATCACGCATTTTTGCTCCATTCCGA ACCGTCGGTCTCGTCTCTCCCACAAGCGTCCCATTCACATCCATCCCTCTTGGCAAGACCACGTTCCAAATCACAACCTCTGTTGGCAAATCTCTCCAGACGTACGAtctgcgccgcggcctcaACCTCGTCTTCATGACTAGACCCCAGACACCACTCGAAATCACGGCCACGTATGCGTGGAAGGAGAAGGTCCTGGCTGCATGGGGCGGTGGTGTGGATGGCGCGGCACAGGGTCTCTGGATATTCCAGCGGGGCAAGAAGGTTGACGAGCTCACATTGCCATCCGACATCAAAGAACCCATCAGGCAGATCATTGTTTTCGGTACCTGGATCGTTGCTGCAGCTTCTACAAGGATTGAAATCTTCAAGTCTGCGACTCTAGAGCACTACACCACCATCCACACCATGGCTGCGAGCCAGCGGGGCAATGAGATCACTGGAGGCATTACTAGCATGCCTACGTTTTTGAACAAGATTTTTGTTGGGCGGAGAGATGGCTGGGTCGAGATTTGGAATGTCAGCACGGGAAAGCTGATCTACACAAtcttgccgccgtcctcTGACTGCGGCGCAGTTACCTGCATGGAACCGACTCCCGCCTTATCCTTGATGGCCATTGCATACAACAATGGTCCCTTGGTCATCACAAACATACTTACCGACAAGCGTGTTCTTCAGATTGAGGCCGGGAACGCCGATGCTCCAGTCAACTGCATATCTTTCCGTACCGATGGGATGGGCGCTGGCCACGACGGGCGCAAAGACGGcgtcatggcgacggcgactgcgGCGACTGGCGACGTGACGTTCTGGGATCTGAACAGTGGTGGTCGTGTCATGGGCGTTCTCCGCAGCGCCCATAACCCCCCATCCCGTGACGGTCGCAGCATACGAGGAGGCGCTAGCAAGGTCGAGTTTCTCGCCGGACAGCCTGTGGTAGTAACCAGCGGCCTCGACAATTCGCTGAAGTCCTGGATTTTCGACGCTACCCCGTTTTCGCCCGTCCCTCGGATTTTGCATTCTAGGAGCGGCCACTCTGGGCCGGTCAATTGTCTCCAATTTCTTCCCACCGACTTCGATGGCGCTGAGGCTGGTAACAAGTGGCtgctcagcggcggccaggacagAAGCCTTTGGGGCTGGAGCTTACGCCGCGATGGTCAGAGCACGGAACTAAGTCAAGGCAACATTCGAAAGAAAGCCAAAAAGGTCGGGATCCTGTCGACGAATGCGCTGGCACATGGGCCAACAACTACATTGGAAGATCTCAAGGCCCCCGAGATTACGTGCATTGCCACCTCGCTTAACCGGGATGGTGGCATTGGGGCAATTCCTGGGAAGCAACCCATGTGGCAAAAGGGCCAGGTCCAAGGTAAAGCGAATGACGCTGAAGTCAGTGGCATGACCGGTTGGGAAAGTGTCGTCACTGCCCATAAGGGAGACGCCTATGCTCGAACATGGTTCTGGGGTCGCAAGCGTGCTGGTCGTTGGGCGTTCCCAACTGATGATGGCACTCACGTGTCGACCGTTGCAATCAGTCCTTGTGGCAGcttcgccgtcgtgggcTCCGAAGGGGGCAGCATCGAGACTTTCAACCTCCAATCTGGCATGCGGCGACAGCGATTCCCGTCGAAATTGACGCCTGCGCAAGCTCGTCAGGTGCGATTGCAGCAGCTCAGACAAGCTGATGACGTCGCACAGCTGCAATCCGAGTCTGGCAGAAGGTTTCCTCCTGGAACCGGCAAGCATACCAAAGCAGTGaccggcatcatcgtcgactCGATGAACAAGTTCCTCATATCTTGCTCGCTCGATGGCAAAATCAAGTTTTGGGACTTCCTCACTGGGACTTGTCTGGAGCAGCTTGACTGGGCGCCAATGACGGCACCGATAGCTTGCAGATATCACGCCGCCAACAATCTCTTAGCCTTTGCTTGCGATGACCAGTCTATACGcatcgtcgacatggagacgaagaagactATCCGAGAGTTCTGGGGCCCGCAAGACGCCATCACCGACATTTGCTTTTCCAACGATGGCCGGTGGGTGATCGCTGCTTCTCGAGACCGAATTGTCCGTGTCTGGGACTTGCCAACCAGTCACTTGATTGATGCTATTCGACTTGAGCGTCCCTGCACCGCCCTTTCGATGTCGGTGACTGGAGAGTACCTCGCCGCCACAGTTGAGGGCAAGCCAGGTGTCACTATTTGGACGAATAAGGCGCTGTTCAAGCATGTTCCAACACGACAAATATCCGAAAAGGAGATTTTACTGGTATCGGCCCCCACGGTCTCTGGCGAAGGCAACCAGGGCATGGTGGATGGCGCCTATGAGGATGATCAGTCGGAATCAGACGATGCCGTTGTGGCCCCAACTGTGGAGCAATTGAGCTCTGATATGATGACTTTGAGTCTGGTTCCAAAGAGCCGTTGGCAGACTCTTCTACATCTCGATCTCATCAAGGAGCGCAACAAGCCCAAGGAGGCCCTCAGAGCACCCGAAAAGGCCCCTTTCTTTTTGCCATCGACCACTGGTGCAGCCCCTTTTGCTGGCCAGCAGAATTCTACCAATGTCTCCGAAGATGACAGCAAGTCCCGGATCACCAAGCTTGACAGGGCCCGTTTCGAAGAACTCTTCACTACGAAGCTCCGCTCAGCAGCGGCATCGAACAATT ACGATGAATTTATTGAGCATTTGAAGTCATTATCGCCATCCAGCGCTGATCTCGAGCTGCGGTCTCTATctgtcggtggtggtgatgaggagGAAAACGAGCTCTTGCATTTTATCCACGCGCTCACGGCGCGACTCATGGCGCGCAAGGACTACGAGGTGACACAGGCCTGGATGACCGTTTTTCTCCGCCTTCATTTTGATGTCGTGATGGAGAGCACGACTCTACTTGCCGCGCTGGAACAATGGAAAACACACCAAGAACAGGAATGCAGCCGCTTGGATGACCTGGTTGGCTATTGCAGTGGTGTTGTCAACTTTCTCCGGAGTCCGAGGACGTAG